Genomic DNA from Thermosipho ferrireducens:
GCTCCTTCAGCATCTGGTCCCTACAAAATTACTGAATGGATCAGAGACGTCAGAATTGTACTTGAGGAAAATCCAAGATATTTTGGCCCAAAACCAAAAACCAAAAAGATTATTATCCAATTTTATGAAAATTCCCAGCAACTTAGATTGGCTCTTGAAACAGGTGAAATTGATGTCGCTTACAGACATCTTGATCCAAGAGATATTTTAGATTTGCAAAACGTTCCAGGAATAAAAGTTTATCTTGGCCCAAGCCCTCAGATAAGATATCTTGTCGTTAATGTGCAGCAAAAACCGTTCAATGATCCTCTTGTAAGACAGGCGATAGCCCTTGCCGTTAATAGAAAAACAATAACGGAAGATATCTTTGTAGGACTTACAAAACCTCTTTATTCCATGGTACCAGCTGGAATGTGGAGTCATGTAAACGTCTTCCCCGAAAGGGATATCGCCGCTGCAAAAGAAGTTCTCAAATTAGCTGGTTACAGCAAAGCAAATCCTCTTGTCATAGATTTATGGTACACTCCATCGCACTATGGAACAACTGAGGCAGACGTAGCTCAAGTACTGAAAGAAGCTTTAGAAGAAACAGGCATGATAAAAGTTAACATTAAATACGCAGAATGGTCAACATATGTTGAATATTTCTTGAATGGTACAATGGGACTCTTCCTGCTTGGTTGGTATCCTGATTATCTTGATCCAGATGACTATTTATGGCCGTTCCTGAGTGTAAATGGTGCAAAATCACTTGGAAGTTTCTATGAAAATAAGACTGTTGAAAATCTAATGATAGCCGGTCGTGCAGCAACGAATCAGTTCTCAAGGGAAATGATTTACAAACAGGTTCAAAATTTCCACGCTTCAGATGTTCCTTACATACCACTATGGCAGGGAATCGCCGACTGTGAGGCATGGGATTATATCAAAGGAATCGTTCTTGAACCAACTCAAATATTCAGATATTACATTCTTGAAAAGAAATAACATTTCACCTGGTTATTAATAAAGTCCCGCCCGTTAATGCGGGCGGGATTTTTTAAAAGAGGAGGAGATAATGTGTCCCTGAAAAGCTATATTATAACCCGAATAATACTGGCCCTTCCTATGATATTAGTTCTTCTTGTCATGATCTTTTTTATTCTTCGTATAATTCCAGGTGATCCAGTACTTGCAATTTTAGGTGGGAAAGCTCCTGTTGAAGTGATAGAAGCCAAAAGACATGAGCTTGGCCTGGATAAACCTGTTATAGTACAATTTTTTGATTATCTTGGTAACGTAATTAAAGGAGATCTTGGAACTTCGACTCTTACAAATAGACCTGTCTGGAATGAAATCAAGGACAGATTCCCTGCAACCTTAGAATTAACCATCTTTTCATTTATAGTTGCATTGCTAATAGGTATTTTCTGGGGAGCGGAAGCTGCATGGAGGAAAGACGGACCCATAGATATTAGCGCAAGGGTATATTCCATATTCATATATGCCGTCCCGGTTTTCTGGTTAGGACTAATGCTCCAGCTTCTTTTTGGCATTTATCTAAGGTGGTTACCTGTAGGGGGAAGAATTTCCCCGCGGGTTAGTATAGACGTCAAAACAGGCTTGTATCTTTTCGACACATTAATTACCGGAAATTGGGAAGGATTTATAGATGTTCTTGAACATTTATTACTTCCAGGTATAACACTTGGACTTGTAATATCAAGTATATTTTTACGTATGGTAAGAAACAATACTGTGTTAACTCTTTCAAAAGATTTTATAAAAGCAGCACGTGCTCGTGGATTAAAATCACGAGTAATACTTTATGGCCATGCTGTTAGAAACGCATTTGTTCCAATTTTTACAATAATGGGAATGCAGTTTGCTCTTCTTTTAGCAGGGGCTATTCTGACAGAAACAACTTTTTCGTGGCCCGGGGTTGGTAGTTATCTTGTACTAAAAATAAAATACAGAGATTTCCCTGCAATACAGGGTACAATCGTATTCTTTGCCTTATTCGTTGTTATTATAAGTATCATAATTGACATTGTAAATGCTCTTGTGGACCCAAGAGTCAGATATTAAAAGAGGGGTGATTCTGTGCGAAAAAAATTTATGAGTGAAAGATTAGGTGAATTTCTAAGTGACCTGTTCAAAACAGGTACCGGATGGCTCACGTTTGTCGGTGCAACAATATTAATCTTTTACATAATTCTTGCAATATTTGCACCGCAAATTGCCCCTTACAATCCCATACAACGAGTGGGAAGATCTTTAAGCGCCCCAAATGATCAGTTTATATTTGGTACAGACAATCTCGGAAGAGATGTTTTGAGTAGAGTAATTTATGGTGCGAGAATCGCCTTAATGATTGCTTTTCTTGCAGTAGCAATCGCCGCAGGTATAGGCGTCCCACTTGGACTAATTTCTGGATACATTGGCGGATGGTTAGATAGAGTTTTAACATTAATAATGGATGCAATATATTCTTTTCCTGGACTTATCCTTGCTATAGCAATAGCAGCGGTCCTGGGGCCAGGAATCGTTAACATTTCTATATCAATAGCCGTTGTTTACACACCAACATATTTCAGAGTCATCAGGAACCAGGTGTCATCTGTAAAAAGTGAACTTTATGTTGAAGCCGCAAGAGCTCTGGGCGCAAAAAATCGCGAGATTTTATTAAAATATATTTTCCCAAATGTTTTACCTTCTATAGTAGTGGTACTTTCCATGAACCTCGCAGACGCTATTATGACGGAAGCAGGACTATCTTTCTTAGGACTTGGAATAGCACCTCCAACACCTGATTGGGGATTTGACCTTAGTAACGGTCAAAGATTTGTTCTCAGTAGAGCCTGGTGGGGATTACTATATCCTGGACTTGCCATTATAACTGTTGTTCTTGGTTTTTCCATGTTTAGTGAAGGCTTAAACGAACTGCTGAATCCTACGATTAGGGAGAGAAGGTGAAAATATGATTTTTGAAGCAAAAGATCTGAAAATTTATTACAGAACCAAAAAAGGATTTGTAAAAGCAGTAGACAGAATAAGTCTAACTGTTAAAAAAGGTGAAACTGTAGGGCTTGTTGGAGAATCCGGTTGTGGAAAATCAACGCTTGGTCAGGGGTTGCTTAAAATTCTTCCTCCAAAAACATTTTATGGAGGAAGTATGAAAATAGAAGGAGAGGAATTGATATCTTTTTCGGAAAACAAAATGAGAGAAATCCGGGGAAAAAAGATTGGAATGATTTTTCAAGATCCTATGACATCGTTAAACCCTATAATGCGAATAGAAAAATTATTCTATGAAACACTTAAAACTCATGAACCAGAAATAACTGAAGAAGAAGCAAGGGAAAGAACTGCAAAAGTTTTAGAAAAAGTTGGTATTGAACCAGAAAGAATGCAGGAATATTCCTTTCAATTTAGTGGTGGAATGCGCCAAAGAGTCATGATAGCATTAGCCCTTGTATTAAATCCAATTCTTGTTATTGCTGATGAGCCAACAACATCGCTTGATGTAATAGTCCAGGCACAAATTATGGAATTATTAAATGAATTACGCCAGGAATACGAAATGTCAATGATATTGATAACCCACGACCTTGGAGTAGTAGCTGAAATGGCTGATAAAATTTGTGTAATGTACGCTGGTCAAATAGTTGAAGAAGCAATAAACGAAAAAATTTATTATGAACCAAAACATCCGTACACAAAACTTTTGCTGAAGAGTATTCCAAACACCAACATAGATGATCTTGAATTAAATTATATTCCAGGTTCCCCTCCAGACTTATTGAAACCGCCCAGAGGTTGCAGATTTGCACCACGATGTCCATACAAAATGGAAATATGTGAGACTCAGGAGCCAAAAACATTTGCTGTAGACAATACACATGTAAAATGCTGGCTATACAGCGAGGTGAAAAAATGATAGAAATCAGGAATTTGAAAAAACATTTTCCTGTAAAAAGAACAATCGGAGAAGTTTTGCTAAGAATACCTCAAAGGTATGTAAAAGCAGTTGATGGTATAAGTTTTAACATTTTTAAGGGAGAAACTTTTGGGCTTGTGGGAGAATCTGGTAGTGGAAAAACTACAACTGGAAGATTAATCCTTCGCCTGATAGAACCTACAGACGGTCAGATATTATTTGAAGGTGAGGATATCACAAAATTTTCAAAAGAAAAATTACGAAAATTCAGAAAGAACATCCAGATAATCTTTCAGGATCCCCTCGCCGCCTTGAATCCTTACATGAAAGTTGGTGAAGCTATTAAACACGGCCTGGAAATACACAACATTGGAAATACACGTCTTGAGCGAAAAAAAATGGT
This window encodes:
- a CDS encoding ABC transporter permease, producing MSERLGEFLSDLFKTGTGWLTFVGATILIFYIILAIFAPQIAPYNPIQRVGRSLSAPNDQFIFGTDNLGRDVLSRVIYGARIALMIAFLAVAIAAGIGVPLGLISGYIGGWLDRVLTLIMDAIYSFPGLILAIAIAAVLGPGIVNISISIAVVYTPTYFRVIRNQVSSVKSELYVEAARALGAKNREILLKYIFPNVLPSIVVVLSMNLADAIMTEAGLSFLGLGIAPPTPDWGFDLSNGQRFVLSRAWWGLLYPGLAIITVVLGFSMFSEGLNELLNPTIRERR
- a CDS encoding ABC transporter substrate-binding protein; the encoded protein is MKKFVIIWLFLLVVISYAASSAIVIGTTDKIRTLDPANCYDYFSSNILQNVLAGPVDYEIGTANIKPWLFEKWEVSEDGLIYTFHIRKDAYFEDGTQIDANVFKFSFDRVMKLNGDPAFLLTDVVKKTEVVDKFTFKVTLKYKFSAFVSVLGYTVAFPVNPKVVPENAFYDFAPSASGPYKITEWIRDVRIVLEENPRYFGPKPKTKKIIIQFYENSQQLRLALETGEIDVAYRHLDPRDILDLQNVPGIKVYLGPSPQIRYLVVNVQQKPFNDPLVRQAIALAVNRKTITEDIFVGLTKPLYSMVPAGMWSHVNVFPERDIAAAKEVLKLAGYSKANPLVIDLWYTPSHYGTTEADVAQVLKEALEETGMIKVNIKYAEWSTYVEYFLNGTMGLFLLGWYPDYLDPDDYLWPFLSVNGAKSLGSFYENKTVENLMIAGRAATNQFSREMIYKQVQNFHASDVPYIPLWQGIADCEAWDYIKGIVLEPTQIFRYYILEKK
- a CDS encoding ABC transporter ATP-binding protein, giving the protein MIFEAKDLKIYYRTKKGFVKAVDRISLTVKKGETVGLVGESGCGKSTLGQGLLKILPPKTFYGGSMKIEGEELISFSENKMREIRGKKIGMIFQDPMTSLNPIMRIEKLFYETLKTHEPEITEEEARERTAKVLEKVGIEPERMQEYSFQFSGGMRQRVMIALALVLNPILVIADEPTTSLDVIVQAQIMELLNELRQEYEMSMILITHDLGVVAEMADKICVMYAGQIVEEAINEKIYYEPKHPYTKLLLKSIPNTNIDDLELNYIPGSPPDLLKPPRGCRFAPRCPYKMEICETQEPKTFAVDNTHVKCWLYSEVKK
- a CDS encoding ABC transporter permease codes for the protein MSLKSYIITRIILALPMILVLLVMIFFILRIIPGDPVLAILGGKAPVEVIEAKRHELGLDKPVIVQFFDYLGNVIKGDLGTSTLTNRPVWNEIKDRFPATLELTIFSFIVALLIGIFWGAEAAWRKDGPIDISARVYSIFIYAVPVFWLGLMLQLLFGIYLRWLPVGGRISPRVSIDVKTGLYLFDTLITGNWEGFIDVLEHLLLPGITLGLVISSIFLRMVRNNTVLTLSKDFIKAARARGLKSRVILYGHAVRNAFVPIFTIMGMQFALLLAGAILTETTFSWPGVGSYLVLKIKYRDFPAIQGTIVFFALFVVIISIIIDIVNALVDPRVRY